A stretch of DNA from Curtobacterium sp. MCBD17_035:
TTCGCGCTTTGTTCGCGGTCCGCGCGCAACGCCGCTTCGTCACGCGCACCGGCTGCGGCGCGACCAGCAGGAGGGCGGCCGTGGTTTCACGTGGAACATGACCGCCACGCCGGTCTCTCGACCCCGGCCGCCGCACCACCATCAGCGCACGCGACGCCACACCGGATCGGTCGCACCAGCGGCTCGACTGGTTCAAGGACGGCGTGCGCAGGATTCACGATCAGGGCACGAGCCACGCATCGTGCTGATCGTGGTCAGCGCCGCAGACGCCCTTCGGACGCCACCTGCGGACGCGCCCCACGATGTTCCACGTGAAACGTCAGGACGCCCCGTCGGCGACTGCCTCGTTCCGCAGGTCCTCGAGGATCCGATTGAGATCCTCGATCGTAGCGAAGTCGATGCTCAGCGTGCCCTTGCGCGACCCCAACTGGATCTTCACGCGCGTGTTGAGGCGGTCACCGAGGCGTCCCGCGAGGTCATTGAGATGGGCTTGCCGCTTGGACGGCTCCGTCCGCGGCCGCACCGAGGGCGTCTTGGCCGAGAGTGCTGCTGCGGCTGCCTCAGCGGCCCGGACAGAGAGGTCCTCGTTCACGATCTTCTCGGCGAGGTACTCCATCGCCTCTGCATCGGGTGCCGAGAGGATCGCGCGAGCATGGCCAGCGCTCAGGACACCGGCTGCGACGCGCCGCTGCACCGGTGACGGCAGCCGGAGCAGGCGGATGGTGTTCGTGATCTGTGGCCGCGAACGCCCGATACGTGCGGCGAGCTGCTCCTGCGTGATCCCGAAGTCCGCCAGGAGCTGCTGGTAGGCCGATGCCTCCTCGAGCGGGTTGAGGTTCGCACGGTGCAGGTTCTCGAGGAGCGCGTCGCGCAGCATCGCGTCATCAGGCGTCTCCTTGATGATTGCCGGGATGGTGCCGAGGCCGAGCTCCTTCGTGGCCCGCAGCCGTCGCTCACCCATGATGAGCTCGTACCGCGGCTCGGTTCCGGTCGCGCCCGCGATGGGACGAACGACGATCGGTTGCAGGACGCCGATCTCGCGGATCGAGTGGACCAACTCCTGGAGCTCTTCCTCGCGGAACTCCGAGCGCGGCTGCTGGGCGTTCGGCACGATGTCCAGGGGGTTGAGATTGGCCAGGCGAGCGCCGGGCACGGCAACCAGGTCATCGGCGGTCTGGCCGACGCTGTTCGGCGACGCTCCGTCGGCAAGGATCGCAGCGACGGCATCCGTCGGGGTCCTCGCGGGGTCCCTGGTCGCAGGACTCGTGTTCGTGGGGAAGAAGACGTCGACCGGACGCTCCTGTTGCTCGGGGCTCGTCGGGATGAGCGCGCCAATGCCCTTGCCGAGTCCCGTCCGCTTCGGTGCCATCAGTGCTGCGCTCCTCGTGCTGCGATCTCTGCGGCCGCCTCGAAGTACGAGAGCGACCCTGGTGAATTCGTGTCATAGCTGACGACGCTCTGCCCGTAGCTCGGAGCTTCACTGATGCGCACGGAGCGGGGGATCAGCGTGGCGAGGACCTGGTCGCCGAAGTGCTCGCGGACCTCCGTCGCGACCTGGTTCGCCAGATTGGTCCGGCCGTCGTACATGGTCAGCAGGATCGTTGACACCCGCAGCGCCGGGTTGAGATGCCGCTCGATCAGCTCGATGTTCCGGAGCAGCTGGCTCAGCCCCTCGAGCGCGTAGTACTCACACTGGATCGGGATGAGCACCTCACGGGCCGCCACGAACGCGTTGATCGTCAGCAGACCCAGCGACGGCGGACAGTCGACGAACACGTAGTGGAACGGCTCGTCGACGCCGTCGAGGAACTGCTGCAGCGCGGTCCGGAGGCGCTGTTCACGCGCCACGAGGGACACCAGCTCGATCTCTGCGCCCGCCAGGTGGATGGTCGCCGGCACGCAGAACAGGTTCTCCGACTCAGGGCTCTGCTGCATGGTGCCGGCGAGTGGCGCTTCATCCACGATCACGTCGTAGATGCTG
This window harbors:
- a CDS encoding ParA family protein, yielding MADLNRRRRALATQQFPLPEQTRVFTVSNQKGGVGKTTTTVNLAAALARGGARVLVIDLDPQGNASTALGVDHRAEVASIYDVIVDEAPLAGTMQQSPESENLFCVPATIHLAGAEIELVSLVAREQRLRTALQQFLDGVDEPFHYVFVDCPPSLGLLTINAFVAAREVLIPIQCEYYALEGLSQLLRNIELIERHLNPALRVSTILLTMYDGRTNLANQVATEVREHFGDQVLATLIPRSVRISEAPSYGQSVVSYDTNSPGSLSYFEAAAEIAARGAQH
- a CDS encoding ParB/RepB/Spo0J family partition protein, whose amino-acid sequence is MAPKRTGLGKGIGALIPTSPEQQERPVDVFFPTNTSPATRDPARTPTDAVAAILADGASPNSVGQTADDLVAVPGARLANLNPLDIVPNAQQPRSEFREEELQELVHSIREIGVLQPIVVRPIAGATGTEPRYELIMGERRLRATKELGLGTIPAIIKETPDDAMLRDALLENLHRANLNPLEEASAYQQLLADFGITQEQLAARIGRSRPQITNTIRLLRLPSPVQRRVAAGVLSAGHARAILSAPDAEAMEYLAEKIVNEDLSVRAAEAAAAALSAKTPSVRPRTEPSKRQAHLNDLAGRLGDRLNTRVKIQLGSRKGTLSIDFATIEDLNRILEDLRNEAVADGAS